One genomic window of Arachis stenosperma cultivar V10309 chromosome 10, arast.V10309.gnm1.PFL2, whole genome shotgun sequence includes the following:
- the LOC130955238 gene encoding pathogenesis-related thaumatin-like protein 3.5: MANPYTAVLKLTFIFLVIASAPELGGSSKSVTIVNYCKETVWPGITPSENFSGDGFTLKPGQSAVYTAPAGWSGRIWARTGCDFDKNGNGDCQTGGCGGNINCTGPGTPPSTIAEFTLGDGKPDFYDVSLVDGFNLPIAVKAVNGSGNCSTAGCDGDLRNNCPSQLTVKKNDKVIACRSACDVFNTDEYCCRGIYEDPAMCSSSNYSKIFKQVCPVAYSFARDDPTSVMTCTGADFIVTFCGSRNQTVCSYHGKQLLCNGSNSKGFKTKPDWWWVFLLLVAYVSKLCLS; this comes from the exons ATGGCTAATCCTTACACTGCAGTTCTTAAACTCACTTTCATCTTCCTTGTCATTGCATCCG CACCAGAACTTGGTGGAAGCAGTAAATCAGTGACCATAGTGAATTACTGCAAGGAAACAGTATGGCCAGGGATTACACCAAGTGAGAACTTTAGTGGTGATGGCTTCACACTGAAACCAGGGCAATCAGCAGTGTACACTGCACCGGCCGGATGGAGTGGCAGGATATGGGCAAGAACAGGATGTGATTTCGACAAGAACGGCAATGGTGATTGCCAAACAGGTGGCTGCGGCGGCAATATAAACTGCACCGGCCCAGGAACCCCACCTTCCACCATAGCAGAGTTCACACTCGGTGATGGTAAACCTGATTTCTATGATGTTAGCCTTGTTGACGGCTTCAACTTGCCCATTGCAGTGAAAGCTGTGAATGGCTCTGGGAATTGCAGCACTGCTGGCTGCGACGGCGACTTGAGGAATAACTGTCCTTCGCAGCTGACGGTGAAGAAAAACGACAAAGTCATTGCTTGTAGGAGCGCCTGTGATGTCTTCAACACTGATGAGTATTGCTGCAGAGGCATATATGAGGACCCTGCTATGTGTTCTTCTTCAAACTACTCCAAGATTTTCAAACAAGTGTGCCCTGTAGCTTATAGTTTTGCACGTGATGACCCAACCAGTGTTATGACATGCACTGGAGCAGATTTCATTGTCACATTCTGTGGATCAAG GAATCAAACCGTGTGTTCTTATCATGGCAAGCAGCTTTTATGCAATGGCTCAAATTCAAAAGGCTTTAAGACAAAACCAGATTGGTGGTGGGTCTTCTTGCTCCTAGTGGCATATGTGTCCAAGTTATGCTTATCTTAG
- the LOC130955237 gene encoding uncharacterized protein LOC130955237 isoform X2, with the protein MNGLTGKKMQKIFEALVPESVCGDARNLVEYCCFRFLSRDGADIHPSLKDPAFQRLIFITMLAWENPYTNDLSNNSEKASLQSKLVTEEAFVRIAPAVSGVVDRPVAHNLFKALAKDQSGISLSSWLTYINEFIKVREGKRSYQIPEFPQILGERILCIGSNSKQPVLKWEGNMAWPGKLTLTDKAIYFEAVGLLGEKRAMRMDLTHQGLKVEKAKVGPLGSALFDSAVSISSVSESNSWILEFIDLGGEMRRDVWHALISEIIALHKFTHEYGPDDSDESLFHVYGAHKGKERATTSAINGIARLQALQYMRKLLDDPIKLVQFSYLRNAPHSDLVLQTLAVNYWGGSLVTGFVNTRNQPETQSSEEMSDGSNSINHVFDIDGSVYLRKWMKSPSWASSNSIHFWKNTSTKGLILSKNLVVADMSLIERAAEISKQKYRVEEKTQATIDAATLQGIPSNVDLFKELLFPFTLTVRNFEKLRRWEEPPLTVAFLSLTYTIIFRNLLSYVFPMMLMILAVGMLTIRGLKEQGRLGRSFGKVTIRDQPPSNTIQKIIAVKDAMRDVENFLQQVNVALLKIRSVFLSGHPQITTEVALVLLASATALLVVPFKYILSFLLFDLFTRELEFRREMVRKFMKFLRERWNAVPAAPVSVLPYENEESRSQIYLKESNDQSKSQENNISGKSSR; encoded by the exons ATGAATGGATTGACTGGGAAGAAGATGCAGAAAATTTTTGAAGCACTTGTCCCGGAATCTGTATGTGGTGATGCCCGTAATTTGGTTGAATACTGCTGCTTTAGATTCTTGTCAAGAGATGGTGCTGATATTCATCCTTCCCTTAAG GATCCTGCATTCCAAAGGCTGATATTCATAACCATGCTTGCTTGGGAAAATCCTTACACCAATGACCTTTCCAACAACTCAGAGAAGGCTTCCTTACAG AGTAAACTTGTCACTGAAGAAGCTTTTGTTCGTATTGCTCCTGCAGTCTCCGGTGTGGTTGATCGACCTGTAGCGCATAATCTTTTTAAGGCTCTTGCTAAAGATCAATCTGGAATTTCTTTGAGCTCATGGCTGACTTACATCAATGAATTTATCAA AGTGCGTGAAGGAAAGAGGTCATATCAGATTCCAGAGTTCCCTCAAATTTTAGGGGAGAGAATTTTATGCATTGGTTCCAACAGTAAGCAGCCTGTTCTGAAATGGGAGGGTAATATGGCATGGCCAGGCAAACTTACTCTTACTGATAAAGCAATATATTTTGAG GCAGTTGGCTTACTGGGAGAGAAAAGAGCCATGAGAATGGATCTTACACATCAAGGATTGAAGGTAGAGAAGGCAAAGGTTGGGCCTTTAGGGTCTGCACTTTTTGACTCTGCTGTTTCCATTTCTTCTGTCTCAGA GTCAAATAGCTGGATACTGGAATTCATTGACTTGGGAGGTGAAATGAGGAGAGATGTTTGGCATGCTTTGATAAGTGAAATTATAGCGTTACACAAGTTCACACATGAATATGGACCTGATGATTCTGACGAGTCATTGTTTCATGTATACGGGGCtcacaaaggaaaggaaagagCAACAACCAGTGCCATTAATGGTATAGCTAGACTCCAGGCGCTTCAATATATGAGGAAGTTGCTTGACGATCCCATCAAGCTTGTTCAGTTTTCATATTTACGGAATGCTCCACATAGTGACCTCGTCCTTCAGACTTTAGCTGTTAACTATTGGGGAGGCTCACTGGTTACAGGATTTGTGAATACCCGCAATCAGCCAGAGACTCAATCCTCTGAAGAAATGTCTGATGGCAGCAATAGCATCAACCATGTTTTTGACATAGATGGAAGTGTCTACTTGCGGAAGTGGATGAAATCTCCATCTTGGGCATCTAGTAATTCCATTCATTTCTGGAAGAATACTTCAACCAAAGGCTTAATATTAAGTAAGAATCTTGTTGTGGCTGATATGTCGCTTATAGAAAGAGCAGCAGAAATAAGTAAACAGAAATACCGGGTTGAGGAGAAAACTCAAGCCACCATTGATGCTGCAACTCTACAAGGAATACCCAGCAATGTTGATCTCTTTAAG GAGCTATTATTCCCCTTCACTCTAACTGTCAGAAACTTTGAAAAGCTCAGGCGCTGGGAGGAGCCACCATTGACAGTTGCATTTCTCTCTCTTACCTATACAATAATCTTTAG AAACTTGCTGTCATATGTGTTCCCCATGATGCTGATGATTTTGGCAGTTGGAATGTTGACAATTAGGGGCCTTAAGGAGCAAGGTCGCCTTGGACGATCGTTCGGTAAAGTAACAATACGTGATCAGCCACCTTCAAATACAATACAGAAGATTATTGCTGTAAAAGATGCGATGCGTGATGTTGAGAATTTCTTACAGCaagtgaatgttgcacttctcAAAATACGTTCTGTTTTCCTCTCTGGCCATCCACAG ATAACTACTGAGGTTGCACTAGTCCTGTTAGCTTCTGCAACTGCTCTTCTTGTTGTGCCATTCAAGTACatcctttcctttcttctctttGACTTGTTCACGCGGGAGCTTGAGTTTCGGAGAGAAATGGTTAGGAAATTCATGAAGTTTTTAAGGGAGCGTTGGAATGCAGTGCCAGCTGCCCCAGTATCGGTTTTACCATACGAAAATGAAGAATCAAGATCGCAGATTTACTTAAAAGAGAGCAATGACCAATCAAAATCACAAGAAAATAATATCAGTGGTAAGTCCAGTAGATAG
- the LOC130955237 gene encoding uncharacterized protein LOC130955237 isoform X1, which produces MGPKLPLTHFRITPTYLVFSSRKDFHGYHKYSPRIFSEQKFPFKFTPQSLGDKLKLSDITPNSIQERLNALLSRTQNFLNEVASPLAKPGQNRKPSHENELGFQVMEDILMVEETIERKTRYGVLSLAAVICIEQFSRMNGLTGKKMQKIFEALVPESVCGDARNLVEYCCFRFLSRDGADIHPSLKDPAFQRLIFITMLAWENPYTNDLSNNSEKASLQSKLVTEEAFVRIAPAVSGVVDRPVAHNLFKALAKDQSGISLSSWLTYINEFIKVREGKRSYQIPEFPQILGERILCIGSNSKQPVLKWEGNMAWPGKLTLTDKAIYFEAVGLLGEKRAMRMDLTHQGLKVEKAKVGPLGSALFDSAVSISSVSESNSWILEFIDLGGEMRRDVWHALISEIIALHKFTHEYGPDDSDESLFHVYGAHKGKERATTSAINGIARLQALQYMRKLLDDPIKLVQFSYLRNAPHSDLVLQTLAVNYWGGSLVTGFVNTRNQPETQSSEEMSDGSNSINHVFDIDGSVYLRKWMKSPSWASSNSIHFWKNTSTKGLILSKNLVVADMSLIERAAEISKQKYRVEEKTQATIDAATLQGIPSNVDLFKELLFPFTLTVRNFEKLRRWEEPPLTVAFLSLTYTIIFRNLLSYVFPMMLMILAVGMLTIRGLKEQGRLGRSFGKVTIRDQPPSNTIQKIIAVKDAMRDVENFLQQVNVALLKIRSVFLSGHPQITTEVALVLLASATALLVVPFKYILSFLLFDLFTRELEFRREMVRKFMKFLRERWNAVPAAPVSVLPYENEESRSQIYLKESNDQSKSQENNISGKSSR; this is translated from the exons ATGGGGCCAAAGCTTCCATTGACCCACTTCAGAATAACACCCACGTATCTTGTTTTTTCATCCCGCAAAGATTTCCATGGATACCATAAGTATTCCCCAAGAATATTTTCAGAGCAGAAATTTCCCTTCAAGTTCACGCCCCAGTCGTTGGGGGATAAACTCAAGCTCAGTGACATAACTCCCA ATTCTATACAAGAGAGGTTGAATGCATTGTTATCAAGGACCCAGAATTTCTTAAATGAAGTGGCTTCTCCCCTTGCAAAGCCTGGTCAAAATAGGAAGCCTTCTCATGAAAATGAACTCGGGTTTCAAGTAATGGAAGACATATTAATGGTAGAGGAGACAATAGAACGCAAAACGCGATATGGGGTTCTATCTCTAGCTGCTGTTATATGTATTGAGCAATTCAGCAG GATGAATGGATTGACTGGGAAGAAGATGCAGAAAATTTTTGAAGCACTTGTCCCGGAATCTGTATGTGGTGATGCCCGTAATTTGGTTGAATACTGCTGCTTTAGATTCTTGTCAAGAGATGGTGCTGATATTCATCCTTCCCTTAAG GATCCTGCATTCCAAAGGCTGATATTCATAACCATGCTTGCTTGGGAAAATCCTTACACCAATGACCTTTCCAACAACTCAGAGAAGGCTTCCTTACAG AGTAAACTTGTCACTGAAGAAGCTTTTGTTCGTATTGCTCCTGCAGTCTCCGGTGTGGTTGATCGACCTGTAGCGCATAATCTTTTTAAGGCTCTTGCTAAAGATCAATCTGGAATTTCTTTGAGCTCATGGCTGACTTACATCAATGAATTTATCAA AGTGCGTGAAGGAAAGAGGTCATATCAGATTCCAGAGTTCCCTCAAATTTTAGGGGAGAGAATTTTATGCATTGGTTCCAACAGTAAGCAGCCTGTTCTGAAATGGGAGGGTAATATGGCATGGCCAGGCAAACTTACTCTTACTGATAAAGCAATATATTTTGAG GCAGTTGGCTTACTGGGAGAGAAAAGAGCCATGAGAATGGATCTTACACATCAAGGATTGAAGGTAGAGAAGGCAAAGGTTGGGCCTTTAGGGTCTGCACTTTTTGACTCTGCTGTTTCCATTTCTTCTGTCTCAGA GTCAAATAGCTGGATACTGGAATTCATTGACTTGGGAGGTGAAATGAGGAGAGATGTTTGGCATGCTTTGATAAGTGAAATTATAGCGTTACACAAGTTCACACATGAATATGGACCTGATGATTCTGACGAGTCATTGTTTCATGTATACGGGGCtcacaaaggaaaggaaagagCAACAACCAGTGCCATTAATGGTATAGCTAGACTCCAGGCGCTTCAATATATGAGGAAGTTGCTTGACGATCCCATCAAGCTTGTTCAGTTTTCATATTTACGGAATGCTCCACATAGTGACCTCGTCCTTCAGACTTTAGCTGTTAACTATTGGGGAGGCTCACTGGTTACAGGATTTGTGAATACCCGCAATCAGCCAGAGACTCAATCCTCTGAAGAAATGTCTGATGGCAGCAATAGCATCAACCATGTTTTTGACATAGATGGAAGTGTCTACTTGCGGAAGTGGATGAAATCTCCATCTTGGGCATCTAGTAATTCCATTCATTTCTGGAAGAATACTTCAACCAAAGGCTTAATATTAAGTAAGAATCTTGTTGTGGCTGATATGTCGCTTATAGAAAGAGCAGCAGAAATAAGTAAACAGAAATACCGGGTTGAGGAGAAAACTCAAGCCACCATTGATGCTGCAACTCTACAAGGAATACCCAGCAATGTTGATCTCTTTAAG GAGCTATTATTCCCCTTCACTCTAACTGTCAGAAACTTTGAAAAGCTCAGGCGCTGGGAGGAGCCACCATTGACAGTTGCATTTCTCTCTCTTACCTATACAATAATCTTTAG AAACTTGCTGTCATATGTGTTCCCCATGATGCTGATGATTTTGGCAGTTGGAATGTTGACAATTAGGGGCCTTAAGGAGCAAGGTCGCCTTGGACGATCGTTCGGTAAAGTAACAATACGTGATCAGCCACCTTCAAATACAATACAGAAGATTATTGCTGTAAAAGATGCGATGCGTGATGTTGAGAATTTCTTACAGCaagtgaatgttgcacttctcAAAATACGTTCTGTTTTCCTCTCTGGCCATCCACAG ATAACTACTGAGGTTGCACTAGTCCTGTTAGCTTCTGCAACTGCTCTTCTTGTTGTGCCATTCAAGTACatcctttcctttcttctctttGACTTGTTCACGCGGGAGCTTGAGTTTCGGAGAGAAATGGTTAGGAAATTCATGAAGTTTTTAAGGGAGCGTTGGAATGCAGTGCCAGCTGCCCCAGTATCGGTTTTACCATACGAAAATGAAGAATCAAGATCGCAGATTTACTTAAAAGAGAGCAATGACCAATCAAAATCACAAGAAAATAATATCAGTGGTAAGTCCAGTAGATAG
- the LOC130956664 gene encoding uncharacterized protein LOC130956664: protein MADELTYFSEEDEIEDDSGEEAEVVPKIQPLEGDRVILTRVEPINVARVGGLSSSTPDHYLHLSLGPMNSTTAEDIPSNYGLTGEMKLELGLKFLNKEAAMLAIKNYNIYRSVEFKVVESNHTRYICRCKLFGDQCCWMVRVAKTRASRFWEVRKYQGPHNCLASTTLQDHAQLDSNVICQHIFPMVQADATICIKVLQGSVESAYGYKVSYKKVWLAKQKAIAIIYGDWDDSYNQLQRYFNALQTFIPGTIVDLQTRPYYVGNTLDCDSVMFHLVFWSSPLCVEAFKHCKPLVSVDGTHLYGKYTETLLMGIAQDENNNILPIAFALLERENTDAWYFFLTNLRRHVATQPGVLLISDRHASIKSALERNGCGCEHNVYYV from the exons ATGGCCGATGAGTTGACTTACTTCTCTGAGGAAGACGAGATTGAGGATGATAGCGGAGAGGAAGCAGAAGTTGTTCCAAAAATCCAACCGCTTGAGGGCGATAGGGTTATCCTAACTCGTGTCGAACCGATAAATGTGGCAAGGGTTGGAGGTCTTTCCAGCAGCACCCCCGACCACTACCTGCACCTGAGTCTTGGTCCAATGAACTCGACAACTGCGGAGGACATACCAAGTAACTATGGTTTGACCGGTGAAATGAAGCTAGAGCTTGGCTTGAAATTCCTGAATAAAGAAGCAGCAATGCTTGCTATTAAGAACTACAACATCTATCGAAGTGTAGAATTCAAAGTAGTGGAGTCAAATCATACTCGGTACATATGTCGATGTAAACTTTTTGGTGACCAATGTTGTTGGATGGTCAGGGTTGCGAAGACGAGGGCGTCCAGATTTTGGGAAGTTCGAAAATACCAGGGGCCTCACAACTGTTTGGCGTCTACGACGTTGCAAGATCATGCTCAACTTGATTCAAATGTCATATGTCAGCATATATTCCCCATGGTTCAGGCAGACGCGACCATTTGCATAAAGGTGTTGCAGGGATCTGTGGAGTCGGCGTACGGATACAAGGTGTCTTACAAGAAGGTTTGGCTAGCGAAGCAAAAGGCAATAGCCATAATCTATGGAGACTGGGATGATTCATATAACCAGCTACAGAGATATTTCAACGCGTTACAAACTTTCATTCCAG GTACAATTGTCGACCTTCAAACTCGACCATACTACGTCGGCAACACGCTCGACTGCGACAGTGTCATGTTTCATCTAGTATTCTGGTCATCCCCATTGTGTGTCGAGGCATTCAAGCACTGCAAGCCCCTGGTCTCGGTTGACGGAACACACCTGTATGGTAAGTACACGGAAACCTTGTTGATGGGAATAGCACAGGACGAAAACAACAACATACTTCCGATAGCTTTCGCGCTTTTGGAAAGGGAGAACACAGATGCGTGGTACTTCTTTCTGACTAACTTAAGGAGACATGTGGCTACTCAACCGGGAGTTCTACTGATCTCTGACAGGCATGCATCTATAAAGTCTGCGCTCGAGCGAAATGGTTGTGGATGTGAACACAATGTTTACTATGTCTGA